A stretch of the Dioscorea cayenensis subsp. rotundata cultivar TDr96_F1 chromosome 4, TDr96_F1_v2_PseudoChromosome.rev07_lg8_w22 25.fasta, whole genome shotgun sequence genome encodes the following:
- the LOC120258127 gene encoding LOW QUALITY PROTEIN: uncharacterized protein LOC120258127 (The sequence of the model RefSeq protein was modified relative to this genomic sequence to represent the inferred CDS: deleted 1 base in 1 codon) — MIWSEDLVDLIFSWSLHDILNQNLYLDKVEKIPMAFKSVEHYAKSFAFPLFEEVRADLLSAIETIHSTPYSEIVSLKEIKKSEENLYDVQVNGWENASVSGKNNDYKPMPGDLSIITNILPETVNDFFRYGINCTFACVKGSNLSTSSLCVKASKSVEFGTEMNRVFIFFLVNILTYSRIWKSLGRGSDMPDNLEIIKTVLSADSLAGESCNVCVSPKLPDSCCNLSSELNESQTAAVIGSIKEMQCCHKCSVRLIWGPPGTGKTKTITELLLKLLEMESRVVACGPTNVSVVQLASQFVKLLKTRRQSGGVKQASSLSRLGDIVLFGNKDRLKADDDLCEILLDYRVEQLVKCLAPGLHQRFSSLIDFLESCISHYEIYIEKEKTEDLAEFVRIRFGILASELRTCVESLCIHMPTTSINVESCEKMAELLSVLNCFEKVISETSLSVNEVREVFSMKEEVGISHPLSRKKLAFQLYNIRGQCLGLLKYLNKNVLTPEFLDKKLIEEFCLQNASLVFCTSSSASKLHLIRMQPLDLLVIDEAAQLKECEATIPLRLCGVKHAVLIGDEHQLPALVKSKISSRASFGRSLFERLSLLGHRKHLLDIQYRMHPSISSFPNRQFYCGKIQDGLNVQSEAYGKCFLPEEMFGPISFINVSDGKEEADDSGGWRNMVEVGVVLKIVRNLLKVTSSLNDKFSIGVVSPYSSQVAEIGKGMRSINEMSKNVLLKVNSIDGFQGGEEDVIIISTVRSNSKGSIGFLSNHQRVNVALTRARHCLWFVGNGATLANSGSVWAALICNMKERGYYFDAVQNQSLATTIIKVHIELNKIEDLLTSYPGKLQSARWKVLFSDEFRKSFEKLKTVQNKTLMFYMLLRIADGWRARKGNIDITDSFGLSRVYRFKGLYLVWSVDICKQENYTQILKIWNLLPLYEISNYIKRLENIFSAHSDEYIEHCRAKQVQGKIEVPLCWNIPHYITRYKKLSKIEVSQSTARESNTSGKESDTRCGRENSIINESLLLMKFYSLSSGVVEHLITGDDGAEMEIPFELSDEEVEIVRFPYSSFILGRSGTGKTTILTMKLFQREQQQHVSSNGLLSRKSDLDMNSKKLRQIFITVSPKLCSAVRNQIFRLKRYASGGNCSGSGGGAISMHDIGENVTEIYEIPNSFLDLPQRHYPLIITFRKFLMMLDGTMMYSYFDRLFSAKEFHSVDHSVHISVAMEALIQSKEVNFERFVSSYWPHFNNQLTKKLDPSTVFTEISSHIKGGFEGTSSQDVALSREGYILISKKRISTLDVKNRNRIYDIFLQYEKKKKVNGEFDLPDLVMDLHYRIQSHGYTGDKIDFVYIDEVQDLTLREIALLKCICSNYEEGFVFAGDTAQTIAKGVDFRFENIRSLFYKEFLSESTLKCQKNVKGNLNHSSNKFLLNQNFRTHVGVLDLAQSVIDLLYEYFPLSVDKLPPEISLVHGEAPVILQSEDGDNAIMTIFGDGEKLDQSKNSFGAEQAILVRDESSKQEILRQVGKQAILVLTIVECKGLEFEDVLLYNFFSTSPFEKHWRVIYGYMEKHCVSDPSKPISFPSFYEGKHHILCSELKQLYVAITRTRQRLWICETGAKFCHPIFDYWKSLFLVQERCLDHSFAQDMCRTSSLEEWSSRGIKLFNEGLFDLAVKCFRRSGDNLREKWAQAAGLCATADRIISVDYNVGQTALRNAADIYESIGKPELAASCFLKLGDFEAAGLAFLLNPLSN; from the exons ATGATTTGGTCTGAAGACTTGGTTGATTTAATCTTCTCTTGGTCACTACATGATATTCTTAACCAAAACCTCTATTTAGATAAG GTGGAAAAGATCCCTATGGCTTTCAAATCAGTTGAACATTATGCAAAGTCATTTGCTTTTCCTCTGTTTGAAGAGGTTAGGGCTGATTTATTGTCAGCGATAGAGACAATCCATAGTACGCCTTATTCTGAGATTGTTTCTttgaaagagataaaaaaatcagaagagAACCTTTATGACGTTCAAGTCAATGGGTGGGAGAATGCTTCCGTTAGTGGCAAGAACAATGATTACAAGCCAATGCCTGGAGACTTGTCCATTATCACCAATATCTTGCCTGAAActgttaatgatttcttccggTATGGAATTAACTGCACATTTGCTTGTGTTAAGGGAAGTAATCTGTCTACCTCAAGTTTATGTGTAAAAGCATCAAAATCCGTTGAGTTCGGTACTGAAATGAATcgagttttcattttttttcttgtgaacaTCTTGACCTACAGCCGAATTTGGAAGTCTCTTGGCAGGGGTTCAGACATGCCTGACAATCTAGAAATTATCAAGACAGTTTTGTCCGCTGATTCTTTG GCTGGAGAAAGTTGCAATGTCTGTGTTTCTCCAAAGTTGCCTGATTCTTGCTGCAATCTGAGTTCCGAGTTAAATGAATCACAAACTGCTGCAGTGATTGGCTCTATTAAGGAAATGCAATGCTGTCACAAGTGTTCAGTGAGGCTTATCTGGGGGCCTCCTGGGACT GGAAAAACTAAGACAATCACTGAATTGCTTTTAAAACTCTTGGAAATGGAAAGCAGAGTAGTTGCCTGTGGACCTACAAACGTCTCTGTTGTGCAGCTAGCATCTCAGTTCGTGAAGTTACTAAAGACTAGGAGACAATCAGGCGGAGTCAAGCAGGCTTCGTCACTTTCTAGATTGGGAGATATTGTTCTGTTTGGCAACAAAGATAGGCTGAAGGCAGATGATGATCTTTGTGAGATACTTCTTGACTATCGTGTTGAACAACTGGTCAAGTGCTTGGCTCCTGGTTTGCACCAACGATTTTCATCTTTGATAGATTTTCTTGAGAGCTGCATTAGCCACTatgagatatatatagagaaggAAAAGACAGAAGACTTGGCTGAATTTGTGAGGATAAGATTTGGTATCCTTGCTTCTGAACTTCGGACTTGCGTAGAAAGTCTTTGCATTCATATGCCAACAACATCTATAAATGTGGAAAGTTGTGAAAAAATGGCCGAACTGCTTTCTGTGCTCAATTGTTTTGAAAAGGTTATATCTGAGACCTCTCTTAGTGTCAATGAAGTGAGGGAAGTCTTCTCCATGAAGGAAGAAGTCGGGATATCTCATCCTTTATCCAGGAAGAAGTTGGCATTTCAACTATACAATATCCGTGGACAATGCTTAGGTTTGCTAAAATATCTTAACAAAAATGTGCTTACGCCTGAATTTCTGGATAAAAAGTTGATAGAAGAATTTTGCTTGCAAAATGCAAGCCTTGTATTCTGCACTTCCTCTAGTGCTTCCAAGTTGCATCTCATCAGAATGCAGCCTTTGGATTTGTTGGTTATTGATGAAGCAGCCCAGCTAAAAGAGTGTGAAGCAACAATTCCCTTGCGGCTGTGTGGTGTCAAGCATGCAGTTCTCATTGGTGATGAGCATCAATTGCCTGCCTTGGTTAAAAGCAAG atttcttctagggcatcTTTTGGAAGAAGTTTGTTTGAAAGGCTTAGCTTATTAGGCCACAGAAAACATCTTTTAGACATTCAATATCGGATGCACCCATCTATAAGTTCATTCCCTAATCGCCAGTTTTACTGTGGCAAGATTCAGGATGGTCTTAATGTGCAGTCAGAAGCTTATGGAAAATGTTTCCTTCCTGAGGAAATGTTTGGTCCGatttcatttataaatgtttCTGATGGAAAAGAGGAAGCGGATGATTCTGGAGGTTGGAGAAATATGGTTGAAGTTGGTGTTGTTCTGAAAATTGTAAGGAACCTTCTGAAAG TTACAAGCTCATTGAATGATAAGTTTAGCATTGGAGTAGTATCTCCTTATTCTTCTCAGGTAGCTGAAATTGGAAAAGGTATGAGAAGTATCAATGAGATGAGTAAAAATGTTCTCTTAAAGGTGAATTCTATAGATGGGTTTCAAGGGGGAGAGGAAGATGTTATTATAATTTCTACTGTTAGATCAAACAGTAAAGGATCAATTGGATTCCTTTCAAATCATCAGAGGGTGAATGTCGCTCTGACAAGGGCTAG GCACTGCCTTTGGTTTGTTGGAAATGGTGCTACTTTAGCAAACAGTGGTTCTGTATGGGCAGCGTTGATTTGCAACATGAAGGAGAGAGGATATTATTTTGATGCTGTCCAAAATCAGAGTTTAGCCACAACTATTATAAAAGTCCATATCGaactaaataaaattgaagattTGCTCACTTCATACCCTGGGAAACTTCAAAGTGCTAGGTGGAAG GTGCTTTTTAGTGATGAATTCAGAAAATCATTTGAGAAGTTGAAGACAGTTCAGAATAAGACTCTGATGTTTTACATGCTACTCAGAATTGCTGATGGTTGGCGAGCAAGAAAGGGAAACATAGATATAACCGATTCATTTGGGCTTTCAAGAGTTTATCGTTTCAAAGGTTTGTATCTTGTATGGAGTGTGGATATTTGCAAACAAGAGAACTATACTCAGATACTAAAGATCTGGAACCTTTTGCCACTGTATGAGATCTCAAATTATATCAAGCgtcttgaaaatattttttcgGCACATTCTGATGAGTACATAGAACACTGCAGAGCTAAGCAGGTTCAAGG aaaaattgaGGTCCCCTTGTGCTGGAATATACCTCACTATATCACTCGGTATAAGAAACTCTCCAAAATTGAAGTTTCTCAAAGTACTGCAAGAGAATCAAACACTTCAGGGAAAGAATCAGACACCCGATGTGGACGAGAGAATTCAATAATAAATGAAAGTCTTCTTCTGATGAAGTTTTACTCATTATCTTCTGGGGTAGTGGAACACTTGATCACTGGTGATGATGGAGCTGAAATGGAAATCCCATTTGAATTGAGTGATGAAGAAGTAGAAATTGTTCGTTTTCCTTATAGCAGCTTTATATTGGGAAGATCAGGCACTGGAAAAACCACCATCTTAACTATGAAGCTTTTTCAGAGAGAACAGCAACAACATGTATCTTCTAATGGGCTTCTCTCCAGGAAGAGTGATCTTGACAtgaattcaaagaaattaaGACAGATTTTCATCACTGTCAGTCCTAAACTTTGTTCTGCTGTCAGAAACCAGATTTTTCGCCTTAAGAG ATATGCCTCTGGTGGGAATTGTTCCGGTTCGGGTGGTGGTGCTATTTCTATGCATGATATCGGTGAAAATGTTACAGAAATCTATGAAATTCCCAACAGTTTTCTTGATCTCCCACAAAGGCATTACCCCTTGATAATAACATTTCGGAAGTTTCTCATGATGCTAGATGGAACGATGATGTACTCATATTTTGATAGGTTGTTTAGTGCAAAGGAATTTCATTCAGTTGATCACTCTGTTCATATTTCTGTAGCCATGGAAGCGTTGATTCAAAGTAAGGAAGTGAATTTTGAGCGCTTTGTCAGTTCATATTGGCCTCATTTCAATAATCAGTTAACCAAGAAACTTGATCCCAGTACTGTTTTTACTGAAATATCCTCTCACATTAAAGGTGGTTTTGAGGGAACCTCTTCCCAAGATGTTGCGCTCAGTAGGGAAGGTTATATCTTAATTTCCAAGAAGAGAATATCTACTTTGGATGTGAAAAACAGAAACAGAATATATGACATATTTCTACAAtacgagaagaagaaaaaagtgaaTGGTGAATTTGATTTGCCAGATTTAGTTATGGATCTTCATTACCGGATACAGTCACATGGTTACACTGGTGATAAgattgattttgtttatattgatgAAGTTCAGGATCTTACCCTAAGAGAAATTGCATTGCTTAAATGTATATGTAGTAACTATGAAGAAGGTTTTGTGTTTGCTGGTGATACTGCTCAGACAATTGCAAAGGGTGTAGACTTCAGATTTGAGAACATTAGATCACTTTTTTACAAAGAATTTCTTTCTGAATCTACTCTCAAGTGTCAGAAAAATGTCAAAGGTAATCTTAATCACAGCTCAAACAAATTCCTATTGAATCAGAATTTCAGGACTCATGTTGGTGTACTCGACTTGGCACAAAGTGTTATTGACCTACTTTATGAGTACTTTCCATTATCAGTGGATAAATTGCCTCCTGAAATAAGTTTGGTACACGGTGAAGCCCCAGTAATACTTCAGTCAGAGGATGGCGATAATGCGATTATGACTATATTTGGTGATGGTGAAAAGCTTGATCAAAGCAAAAACAGTTTTGGCGCAGAACAAGCTATTCTTGTTCGTGATGAGAGTTCCAAACAAGAAATTCTTAGGCAAGTTGGGAAACAAGCTATTCTGGTTCTCACAATTGTGGAATGCAAGGGTCTTGAATTTGAG GACGtactattatataattttttctcaACTTCTCCATTTGAGAAGCATTGGAGAGTGATCTATGGATACATGGAAAAACATTGTGTATCGGATCCCAGTAAGCCAATATCATTTCCCTCTTTTTATGAGGGTAAGCATCATATCCTTTGTTCGGAACTGAAGCAATTATATGTTGCCATTACTCGGACTAGGCAGAGGCTTTGGATTTGTGAGACAGGTGCAAAGTTCTGTCATCCAATTTTTGATTATTGGAAGAGCTTGTTCCTAGTCCAAGAAAGATGCTTGGACCACTCTTTTGCTCAAGATATGTGTCGCACTAGCAGCCTTGAGGAATGGAGTTCCCGTGGTATCAAG CTATTCAATGAAGGACTCTTCGATCTTGCAGTGAAGTGCTTTAGACGATCTGGAGATAACTTGCGAGAAAAATGGGCACAGGCAGCTGGGCTTTGCGCCACTGCTGATCGTATTATCTCTGTTGATTATAATGTGGGTCAGACTGCGCTGAGGAATGCTGCTGATATCTATGAATCGATTGGCAAACCAGAATTGGCCGCTTCCTGCTTCCTAAAATTAGGAGACTTTGAAGCAGCAGGTCTTGCATTTCTACTTAATCCACTCTCAAACTAA